CAATTTGGCAGAGGGAGCAGGCATTGCTTGGTTTCGTCAAGAAGTAGAACAGGTGTGGACAGAAGAGAGGGTAGATTTTCTTCGTACAAATATTTTGAAAGATTATTTAGACCTATTACCTTCTCACGTAAATGTTACTCCAAATAGTTCAGAATCAAGATAGTGTCAAGAGTTTTGGACACTTTCATATTCAAGTTCTTTAGTTTTCTCTTTCATAACAGAGGTTGACAACCCTTTTGGTTCTCTAATCCTTTCTGAATATTTTAATATCCCGTATACCCAGAGATCTACACTGCGTTCATTCTTGAAATAACCCTGCGTCTTAATACGGCGTCTTATCTCTTCTAAATCTCTTTCTAAATGATTTGTTGTACTTATAAACCTGCGGTCTTCTGCATATTCATAGAATACTAATGTCTTACTAAAATCTTTCCTGAAATTCTTAACTGCTCTTCTCTTCAATCGGCTCCCACTTATCACAAAACTTACCAAACCGTATTACCGCTTCCTTTCTTCTCTCTG
This is a stretch of genomic DNA from Candidatus Kaelpia imicola. It encodes these proteins:
- a CDS encoding transposase, translated to MKRRAVKNFRKDFSKTLVFYEYAEDRRFISTTNHLERDLEEIRRRIKTQGYFKNERSVDLWVYGILKYSERIREPKGLSTSVMKEKTKELEYESVQNS